A single Anopheles arabiensis isolate DONGOLA chromosome 2, AaraD3, whole genome shotgun sequence DNA region contains:
- the LOC120897223 gene encoding zinc finger matrin-type protein CG9776-like isoform X3: protein MLDGIIAKDRTPSPPPMLPGTTMPPLATIPDPPAPPSPPSPGNDGGRAHRNPSRSPGPDGGADRDRTDSPSPERLKNEVLESMHARGKRKPTDKKQSDHSEGKKKKSPYNYVHYDPEVHWCGTCNVFPKTAREYLAHLHSEQHRSRTAVDEGSSEEHKKKAAPWRGQLDTDDTMVNPDAPSKRAPIRGLQFFVPATAWYCKLCNYWMGDLHCASWHLKSQTHADAYGKYIDGHKNYETDWMAERQTAFEKYGASAGKDALADGDIPAPPPPPTAEELRLAASGAPQSNDTFVGASSAFQILPKNSLQEHKGGAPFEVSSPALTAKDEPQPSSASKKSKKKKSRKEERKEKKKKKRTKKRKRAAASSSSSSSSSSSDSSDSESDSGSDRESKASEKNENPIHAAMRNILNAKEVNAREVMAAAAAVAAAAGKSSAPNEPGAAAAGAVGATKGEPSLGKWTVVHPAQERKMGASLGAAASIPAAPSASSAGTTSNLAPSNASSQSVDDRKRNVREEERDRDREKDRDRDRDRDRDSRRSVDRRDRWGRRDSPDRYGGRDRDRDRGRRTDYRDYRDRRDRRRSRSRGRRSRSGSGGRRFRRRSYSRSRTPRSRSRSRSRTSRGGSRHRQIEKAVPNFPPEPKPTKAEKKAPKPFSRSDGGSSTSKKSKASSSSAGSKGSSTEKGSAPKKLPFIGRMPVFKKQQADNAKKEEAAAAAAVATVPTAEESNEAGAVLEQQTEMVPAQLHESMIGGFASDNATEAAAATLAMMQGQEGVYDPQQIAQTAGTDAYQYANLEMGETVTPQDMDLVSAEEQMGEAEMVVDQGESNAEDSSTLATDSALQEDPDAYVSADGQVPLPKDFQEALDIIYDGGDKPKRADVIAKEAAAAAAAAAAAAKPPEMVPDPHEQPGAMVPGMVMMMDHDQPHMIVPEAIDMYNQQYALQYGMHPAEYMAAAGAAAVHGMMTMGHGVVPSEMHYVEDESQNQPLDNMMYGAMHAASNAAAMMHHHQQMVAAGALDPNAAAYAMAMAAGGGYTPEMMAMHHQAAGGVTEGQPMMDPSVSAALYATDGSAAQESGTVESTTQETTGQEQQEQKEEYEQGAIQEQEKEQEQSSEQEKELSPEHEHEQEREDVQEEKAEQEYEQEQDRPVENFESESTQQLEDSDTPQDNIVEETDMPSSANEESVEAEQVEQEPVEEGYAYLEHEQQEVEEGYSYPEHEQEAVEEEYTYSEHVQHVVEEAPVSDNDGEACVVMPEGEEEYVEESMQSNDNYEQPASEEPCDAEEEEEEQEVEEVVYSNENFEQMGSDENGAAQEQQYEQGGPMQSTQSLLDSMMAAAMGDYIEEEVTEDQSQD, encoded by the exons ATGCTGGATGGTATCATAGCGAAGGACAGGacaccgtcgccgccgccgatgTTGCCTGGGACGACGATGCCACCGCTGGCCACCATTCCGGATCCACCGGCTCCACCATCGCCACCCAGTCCCGGGAACGATGGCGGACGTGCACATCGCAACCCATCACGCTCTCCCGGCCCCGACGGTGGCGCGGATCGTGACCGAACGGACTCACCTTCACCCGAGCGGCTGAAGAATGAAGTCTTGGAGAGTATGCATGCTCGTGGAAAACGCAAACCGACGGACAAAAA ACAATCCGACCATTCCGagggtaaaaagaaaaagtccCCCTACAACTACGTTCACTACGATCCGGAGGTGCACTGGTGTGGCACGTGTAACGTGTTCCCGAAAACGGCCAGAGAGTACCTGGCCCATCTGCACTCGGAGCAGCACCGAAGCAGGACGGCCGTCGACGAGGGTTCGAGCGAAGAGCACAAGAAGAAAGCAGCACCATGGCGTGGGCAGCTCGACACCGACGATACGATGGTTAATCCGGACGCACCGTCCAAAAGGGCACCGATACGGGGTTTACAATTTTTCGTTCCAGCAACGGCCTGGTACTGCAAGCTGTGCAACTACTGGATGGGGGATCTGCATTGCGCGTCCTGGCACTTAAAATCGCAAACCCATGCCGATGCTTACGGA AAATACATTGATGGCCATAAAAACTACGAAACTGACTGGATGGCAGAGCGGCAAACTGCGTTCGAAAAGTACGGAGCTTCTGCTGGCAAGGACGCACTAGCGGACGGTGACATTCCggcgccgccaccgccaccgaccGCGGAAGAGCTTCGACTGGCAGCCTCGGGCGCTCCCCAGTCAAACGATACGTTCGTCGGTGCCTCCTCCGCTTTCCAGATTCTACCAAAGAACTCGCTCCAGGAGCACAAGGGCGGAGCACCGTTCGAGGTATCGTCGCCGGCGCTTACGGCAAAGGACGAACCGCAACCATCGAGCGCGTCGAAAAAgtccaaaaagaagaaatcgCGCAAGGAAGAacggaaggaaaagaagaagaagaagcgaacAAAGAAGCGAAAGCGAGCAGCGGCCTCGTCCAGCTCGTCGTCGTCTAGCAGCAGCTCCGACTCGTCCGATTCCGAGTCCGATTCTGGGTCCGATCGGGAAAGCAAGGCAAgcgaaaagaatgaaaacccTATACACGCAGCCATGCGTAACATTTTGAACGCGAAGGAGGTGAATGCGCGCGAGGTAATGGCTGCGGCcgcggctgttgctgctgccgccggtaAATCCAGCGCGCCGAACGAACCgggagcagcggcagcaggtgCTGTCGGAGCAACGAAAGGTGAGCCAAGTTTAG GCAAATGGACGGTGGTGCATCCAGCgcaggaaagaaaaatgggTGCATCGcttggagcagcagcatcgatACCGGCAGCACCGTCGGCATCGTCAGCGGGAACTACTTCAAACCTCGCTCCTTCGAACGCCTCCAGCCAGAGTGTGGACGACAGGAAGCGTAATGTGCGTGAGGAGGAACGGGACCGAGACCGTGAAAAGGATCGTGATCGTGACCGTGACCGCGACCGAGACAGTAGACGTAGTGTCGATCGGCGCGACCGATGGGGTCGACGGGATAGCCCGGATCGGTACGGCGGACGTGACCGTGACCGTGACCGGGGCAGAAGAACCGATTACCGCGACTATCGTGATCGGCGCGATAGACGTCGCAGTCGTTCGAGGGGACGCCGTAGCCGCAGTGGAAGCGGCGGCCGAAGGTTCCGCCGTAGGTCGTATTCGCGGTCGCGCACACCGCGTTCACGATCCCGCAGCCGGTCCCGTACCAGCCGTGGTGGCAGCCGTCATCGACAAATCGAGAAAGCGGTTCCTAACTTCCCGCCCGAGCCGAAACCGACCAAAGCGGAGAAGAAGGCACCGAAGCCGTTTAGCCGCTCGGACGGTGGAAGTTCCACGAGTAAAAAGAGCAAAGCCTCATCGAGCAGTGCAGGCAGCAAAGGAAGCTCTACCGAGAAGGGTAGCGCGCCCAAGAAGCTTCCCTTTATTGGCCGCATGCCTGTGTTTAAAAAGCAGCAGGCAGACAACGCGAAGAAGGAAGaagcggcagcagctgcagctgtggcGACAGTTCCCACGGCCGAGGAAAGCAATGAGGCTGGGGCTGTGCTTGAGCAGCAAACCGAAATGGTTCCCGCGCAGCTCCACGAGTCAATGATCGGTGGCTTTGCTTCGGATAATGCCACCgaagcggcggcggcaacgTTAGCCATGATGCAGGGCCAGGAGGGCGTGTACGATCCGCAGCAAATCGCACAAACCGCAGGAACCGACGCGTACCAGTATGCGAATCTCGAAATGGGCGAAACGGTCACACCGCAAGACATGGATTTGGTCAGTGCGGAGGAGCAAATGGGTGAGGCGGAGATGGTGGTGGACCAGGGGGAGAGTAATGCCGAAGACAGCTCGACGCTTGCCACCGACAGCGCCCTGCAGGAGGACCCGGATGCGTACGTTTCGGCCGATGGGCAAGTGCCGCTGCCGAAAGATttccaagaagcgctcgaCATCATTTACGATGGTGGCGACAAGCCGAAGCGTGCGGATGTGATTGCCAAGgaggcagcggcggcggcagcagctgcagcagcggcagccaaGCCGCCAGAGATGGTGCCGGACCCGCACGAGCAACCGGGTGCGATGGTGCCGggaatggtgatgatgatggaccACGATCAGCCCCACATGATCGTGCCGGAAGCGATCGACATGTACAACCAGCAGTACGCACTACAGTATGGTATGCATCCGGCCGAGTACATGGCAGCGGCAGGGGCGGCAGCCGTTCATGGCATGATGACAATGGGGCACGGTGTCGTACCTTCCGAGATGCATTACGTGGAGGACGAGTCGCAGAACCAGCCGCTGGACAATATGATGTACGGTGCAATGCATGCTGCCTCGAATGCGGCCGCAATGatgcaccatcatcagcaaatGGTGGCCGCTGGTGCACTGGATCCCAACGCGGCCGCTTACGCCATGGCAATGGCAGCCGGTGGTGGTTATACGCCGGAGATGATGGCCATGCATCATCAAGCAGCGGGTGGTGTTACGGAGGGTCAGCCAATGATGGATCCGTCTGTGTCAGCAGCGTTGTATGCTACTGATGGTTCGGCGGCACAGGAATCGGGCACCGTTGAATCCACCACACAAGAAACTACTGGACAAGAACAACaggaacaaaaagaagaatatgAACAGGGAGCGATACAAGAACAAGAAAAGGAACAAGAACAGTCATctgaacaagaaaaagaactttCTCCAGAGCATGAACATGAGCAAGAAAGGGAAGACGTACAGGAAGAGAAAGCGGAACAGGAGTATGAACAGGAGCAAGATCGTCCTGTTGAAAATTTCGAATCAGAATCGACACAACAATTGGAGGACAGCGACACTCCACAGGACAACATTGTTGAGGAAACGGATATGCCTAGCAGCGCCAATGAAGAGTCAGTTGAGGCCGAACAGGTAGAGCAGGAACCAGTAGAAGAAGGCTATGCTTACCTGGAGCATGAGCAGCAAGAGGTAGAAGAAGGTTACTCCTATCCCGAGCACGAACAGGAAGCAGTAGAAGAAGAGTACACGTACTCGGAACACGTGCAGCACGTGGTAGAGGAGGCCCCGGTTTCCGACAATGATGGCGAAGCATGTGTAGTTATGccggaaggagaagaagaatacGTTGAAGAATCGATGCAATCGAACGACAACTACGAGCAACCCGCTTCGGAGGAACCGTGTGATgcagaggaggaggaggaggagcaggaggtggaggaggtggtgtATTCGAATGAAAACTTCGAACAAATGGGATCCGACGAGAATGGTGCAGCGCAGGAGCAACAGTACGAACAAGGTGGGCCGATGCAGTCGACCCAATCCTTGCTGGACAGTATGATGGCCGCTGCCATGGGCGACTACATAGAAGAGGAGGTGACCGAAGACCAGTCGCAAGATTAG
- the LOC120897222 gene encoding putative U5 small nuclear ribonucleoprotein 200 kDa helicase encodes MADAAARQLQYEYKANSNLVLQADVRLIERPRRDEATGEVISLVGKLDGTRMGDRAQRSKPEKTEERKAKRQKRDEAQYDFNSMKGATLLSEGIDEMVGIVYRPKTQETRQTYEVLLSFIQEAIGDQPRDILRGAADEILAVLKNDRMKEREKKREIDGLLGSVADERFALLVNLGKKITDFGSDAATAIGGAGQAGPGGDEPIDETYGINVRFEESEEESDEDKYGEVREDDGQDEGEEARDDGILHAENLGGGEDMNKKEKALDPRDIDAHWLQRCLRKYYNDSMMSQAKALEVLSVLKESGDDRECENQLVLLLGYDCFDFIKQLKKNRQMILYCTMLAQSQSESDRAKLRDRMKSDAALAKILRQLDTGKQEAQEARDYANGGGADGSDSKTSLRSRRERAMDEGAMDDMDVHVGGAAERTAPVGGTILGNRTVLELDELAFTQGSHLMANKRCQLPDGSFRKQRKGYEEVHVPALKPRPFDEDEELIAIEKLPKYVQPVFNGFKTLNRIQSRLYKSALESDENLLLCAPTGAGKTNVALLTMMREIGKHINDDGTINVDEFKIIYIAPMRSLVQEMVGNFGRRLATYNLTVAELTGDHQLSREQIAATQVIVCTPEKWDIITRKGGEKTYTQFVRLVIIDEIHLLHDERGPVLEALVARTIRNIETTQEDVRLVGLSATLPNYQDVSTFLRVRPETGLFYFDNSYRPVALEQQYIGVTEKKALKRFQVMNDIVYEKVMEHAGRNQVLVFVHSRKETGKTARAIRDMCLEKDTLGTFLRDGSASMEVLRSEAEQVKNQELKDLLPYGFAIHHAGMTRVDRTLVEDLFADRHIQVLVSTATLAWGVNLPAHTVIIKGTQVYNPEKGRWVELGALDVLQMLGRAGRPQYDTKGEGILITNHSELQYYLSLLNQQLPIESQLISKLPDMLNAEIVLGTVQNVKDAVTWLGYTYLYIRMLRQPTLYGVSIDAVKEDPLLEQFRADLIHTAALHLERSGLIKYDRKSGHLQVTEVGRIASHYYCTHDTMLTYHQLLKPTLSEIELFRVFSLSGEFRNITVREEEKLELQKLMERVPIPIKESMEEPSAKVNVLLQAYISQLKLEGFALMADMVYVTQSASRLLRAIFEIVLHRGWAQLADKCLTLCKMIDRRMWQSMSPLRQFRKMPEEIVKKIEKKNFPWERLYDLEANEIGELIRVPKLGKTIYRYIHQFPKLELSTHIQPITRSTLRVELTITPDFQWDEKVHGQSEAFWILVEDVDSEVILHHEYFLLKAKYSTDDHLVKFFVPVFEPLPPQYFLRIVSDRWIGAETQLPVSFRHLILPEKNLPPTELLDLQPLPITALRDPSFEALYADRFPQFNPIQTQVFNAVYNSEDNVFVGAPTGSGKTTIAEFAVLRLLSQNPAGRVVYLVARDPLADLVFHEWHQRFSQSSLGCKVVKLTGETGTDLKLIAKGQIIVTTADKWDVLSRRWKQRKNVQNVQLFIVDELQLIGGEDGPVLEVACSRMRYISSQTEQPIRIIALSASLADARDIAQWLGCGTNATFNFHPSVRPIPLELHVQGLNITHNASRVAAMSKPVYNAITKFSPHKPVIVFVTSRKLARLTAIDVLTYCAAELQPNRFFHAEEEDIKPFLDRMTDKTLKETLSQGVAYMHEGLTAADQRIVEQLFDSGAVQIAICTRDLCWALNISAHLVIIMDTQFYNGRNHTYDDYPITDVLQMIGRANRPLEDDDAKAVLMCQSSKKDFYKKFLNEPLPVESHLDHRLHDHFNAEIVTKTIENKQDAVDYLTWTFLYRRLTQNPNYYNLQGVTHRHLSDHLSELVESTLSDLEQSKCIGVEDEMDALPLNLGMIAAYYYINYTTIELFSLSLNSKTKIRGLLEIISSAAEYEDLIVRHHEDNILRSLAGRLPNKLTGPNGTAPKYNDPHIKTNLLLQAHLSRLQLGAELQGDTEQILGKAIRLVQACVDVLSSNGWLSPAVAAMELAQMVTQAMWSKDSYLKQLPHFTTDIIKRCQEKGIETVFDIMELDDDDRTRLLQMTDQQMSDVARFCNRYPNIELTFSVLDKDRIHSGSSVDVEVALEREDDVTGPVIAPFFPQKREEGWWVVIGDPKTNSLLSIKRLTLQQKAKVKLNFVAPSPGHHEYTLYYMSDSYLGCDQEYKFSINVGDFQSESESESD; translated from the exons atggCTGACGCAGCAGCACGACAGCTACAGTACGAGTACAAGGCG AACTCAAACCTTGTCCTGCAAGCGGATGTGCGCCTCATCGAGCGTCCTCGGCGTGATGAGGCAACGGGCGAGGTAATTTCGCTCGTTGGCAAGCTCGACGGTACCCGGATGGGGGACCGGGCGCAGCGCAGCAAGCCGGAGAAAACGGAAGAGCGTAAAGCGAAGCGGCAGAAGCGCGACGAGGCGCAGTACGACTTTAACAGCATGAAGGGCGCAACGCTGCTTTCCGAAGGTATCGACGAGATGGTCGGCATCGTGTATCGGCCAAAGACGCAGGAAACGCGCCAAACGTACGAGGTGCTGCTCAGCTTTATCCAGGAAGCGATCGGCGACCAGCCGCGCGACATTTTGCGCGGTGCGGCGGATGAAATTTTGGCCGTGCTGAAGAACGATCGCATGAAGGAGCGTGAAAAGAAGCGCGAAATCGACGGTTTGCTGGGCAGTGTGGCGGATGAGCGGTTCGCGCTGCTGGTGAATCTGGGCAAGAAGATTACGGACTTTGGTTCGGATGCGGCCACCGCCATCGGTGGTGCGGGACAGGCCGGCCCGGGAGGGGACGAACCGATCGATGAAACGTACGGCATTAACGTGCGCTTCGAAGAGTCGGAGGAAGAGTCGGACGAGGATAAGTATGGAGAGGTGCGCGAAGACGATGGGCAGGACGAGGGCGAGGAGGCCCGGGACGATGGTATCCTGCATGCGGAAAACCTGGGCGGCGGAGAGGATATGAACAAGAAGGAGAAAGCGCTTGATCCACGCGACATCGATGCGCACTGGCTGCAGCGTTGCTTGCGCAAGTACTACAACGATTCAATGATGTCCCAGGCGAAAGCGCTCGAGGTGTTGAGCGTGCTGAAGGAGTCGGGCGACGATCGGGAGTGTGAGAAccagctggtgctgctgctgggctaCGATTGTTTCGATTTTATCAAACAGTTGAAGAAGAACCGACAAATGATCCTGTACTGTACGATGCTGGCGCAGTCGCAGAGCGAGAGCGATCGGGCGAAGCTGCGCGATCGTATGAAGTCGGATGCGGCACTGGCGAAGATCTTGCGTCAGCTCGATACAGGCAAGCAGGAAGCGCAAGAAGCGCGCGACTATGCCAACGGTGGTGGAGCGGATGGATCGGATTCAAAAACTTCGCTGCGATCGCGTCGCGAGCGGGCCATGGACGAAGGCGCCATGGACGACATGGACGTACACGTGGGCGGTGCTGCCGAACGGACGGCCCCGGTAGGGGGGACCATTTTGGGCAACCGAACCGTGCTGGAGCTGGACGAGCTGGCATTCACCCAAGGCTCGCATCTGATGGCCAACAAACGCTGCCAGCTGCCGGACGGATCGTTCCGCAAGCAACGCAAGGGCTACGAAGAGGTGCACGTGCCCGCCCTTAAACCGCGCCCGTTCGACGAAGACGAGGAGCTGATCGCCATCGAGAAGCTGCCGAAGTACGTGCAGCCAGTGTTTAACGGGTTCAAGACGCTGAACCGCATACAGAGCCGGCTGTACAAGAGCGCACTGGAGAGCGACGAAAATCTGCTGCTCTGCGCACCCACCGGCGCTGGTAAGACGAACGTGGCCCTGCTCACGATGATGCGCGAGATCGGCAAGCACATCAACGACGACGGTACGATCAATGTGGACGAGTTTAAGATCATCTACATTGCGCCGATGCGATCGCTGGTGCAGGAAATGGTGGGCAACTTTGGCCGGCGGCTGGCGACGTACAATCTCACGGTGGCGGAGTTGACGGGCGACCATCAGCTGAGCCGGGAGCAGATTGCGGCGACACAGGTCATCGTGTGCACGCCGGAAAAGTGGGACATTATCACGCGCAAAGGAGGCGAGAAGACGTACACGCAGTTTGTGCGTTTGGTGATTATTGATGAAATCCATCTGCTGCACGATGAGCGTGGTCCCGTGCTGGAGGCGCTCGTCGCTCGCACGATCCGGAACATCGAAACGACGCAGGAAGATGTGCGCCTGGTTGGTCTTTCGGCCACACTGCCCAACTACCAGGATGTGTCGACGTTTTTGCGCGTTCGCCCGGAAACGGGATTGTTCTACTTTGACAACAGCTACCGACCGGTCGCCCTCGAGCAGCAGTACATCGGTGTGACGGAGAAGAAGGCACTGAAGCGGTTCCAGGTGATGAACGACATCGTGTACGAGAAGGTGATGGAGCATGCGGGCCGCAACCAGGTGCTGGTGTTTGTGCATTCGCGCAAAGAGACGGGCAAGACGGCACGCGCCATCCGCGACATGTGCCTCGAGAAGGACACGCTCGGGACGTTTCTGCGCGACGGGTCGGCCAGCATGGAGGTGTTACGGTCCGAGGCGGAGCAGGTGAAAAACCAAGAGCTGAAGGATTTGCTGCCGTACGGATTTGCGATCCATCACGCCGGCATGACGCGCGTTGACCGTACGCTGGTGGAGGATCTGTTTGCCGATCGACACATCCAGGTGCTGGTGTCGACTGCGACCCTCGCCTGGGGTGTGAATCTGCCGGCCCACACCGTCATCATCAAGGGCACCCAGGTGTACAATCCGGAGAAGGGCCGCTGGGTCGAGCTGGGCGCACTGGACGTGCTGCAGATGCTGGGTCGTGCCGGTCGGCCCCAGTACGACACGAAGGGTGAAGGTATTCTCATCACCAACCACAGCGAGCTGCAGTACTATCTCTCGCTGCTGAACCAGCAGCTGCCGATCGAATCGCAGCTCATCTCCAAGCTGCCGGACATGCTGAACGCCGAGATTGTGCTCGGTACGGTGCAGAACGTCAAGGATGCCGTCACTTGGCTCGGCTACACGTATCTCTACATCCGGATGCTGCGCCAACCGACCCTGTACGGCGTGTCGATCGATGCGGTGAAGGAGGATCCGCTGCTCGAGCAGTTCCGCGCGGATCTCATCCACACGGCAGCACTGCACCTGGAGCGCAGCGGTCTGATCAAGTACGATCGCAAGAGCGGCCACCTGCAGGTGACGGAAGTCGGTCGCATTGCGTCGCACTACTACTGCACGCACGATACGATGCTCACGTACCACCAGCTGCTGAAGCCCACGCTCAGCGAGATCGAGCTGTTCCGCGTGTTCTCCCTGTCCGGGGAGTTCCGCAACATTACCGTGCGCGAGGAGGAAAAGCTCGAGCTGCAGAAGCTGATGGAGCGCGTGCCGATCCCGATCAAGGAAAGCATGGAAGAGCCGAGCGCCAAGGTGAACGTGCTGCTGCAAGCGTACATCTCGCAGCTGAAGCTGGAAGGATTCGCCCTGATGGCCGACATGGTGTACGTTACGCAGTCGGCGTCGCGGCTTTTGCGCGCCATCTTCGAAATCGTGCTGCACCGCGGCTGGGCCCAGCTGGCCGACAAGTGTCTGACGCTCTGCAAGATGATTGACCGGCGCATGTGGCAAAGCATGTCCCCGCTGCGACAGTTCCGCAAAATGCCCGAGGAGATTGTGAAGAAGATCGAGAAGAAAAACTTCCCCTGGGAGCGGCTGTACGATCTGGAGGCGAACGAAATCGGCGAGCTGATCCGCGTGCCCAAGCTGGGCAAAACGATCTACCGCTACATTCACCAGTTTCCCAAGCTGGAACTCTCGACCCACATCCAGCCGATCACGCGGTCAACGCTGCGGGTCGAGCTGACCATCACGCCCGACTTCCAGTGGGACGAAAAGGTGCACGGCCAGTCGGAAGCGTTCTGGATTCTGGTGGAGGATGTCGACTCGGAGGTGATCCTGCACCATGAGTACTTCCTGCTGAAGGCAAAATACAGCACCGATGATCATCTGGTGAAGTTCTTCGTGCCGGTGTTTGAGCCCTTGCCGCCGCAGTACTTCCTGCGCATCGTGTCCGATCGCTGGATCGGTGCCGAAACGCAGCTGCCCGTCTCGTTCCGGCATTTGATTCTGCCGGAGAAAAACCTACCCCCGACGGAGCTGCTCGATCTGCAGCCGCTGCCGATCACCGCGCTGCGTGATCCCTCGTTCGAGGCACTGTACGCCGACAGGTTCCCTCAGTTTAACCCAATTCAGACGCAAGTGTTTAACGCGGTTTACAACAGCGAAGATAACGTGTTCGTTGGGGCTCCGACCGGGTCGGGCAAAACGACCATCGCGGAGTTTGCCGTGCTTCGGCTGCTCTCGCAGAATCCGGCCGGCCGCGTGGTGTATCTGGTGGCGCGCGATCCGCTGGCCGATCTTGTGTTTCACGAGTGGCATCAACGGTTCAGCCAGTCCTCGCTCGGCTGCAAGGTGGTGAAGCTGACCGGCGAAACCGGAACCGATCTGAAGCTTATCGCTAAGGGACAAATCATCGTAACGACCGCGGACAAGTGGGACGTGCTTTCGCGCCGCTGGAAGCAGCGCAAGAACGTCCAGAACGTGCAGCTGTTCATCGTGGACGAGCTGCAGTTGATCGGTGGTGAGGACGGCCCGGTACTCGAAGTCGCTTGCTCGCGTATGCGCTACATTTCATCGCAAACCGAACAACCGATACGTATCATCGCACTGTCTGCCTCGCTGGCCGATGCGCGCGATATCGCACAATGGTTGGGCTGTGGTACGAACGCCACCTTTAACTTCCATCCCTCCGTTCGTCCCATTCCGCTGGAGCTGCACGTGCAAGGGCTGAACATAACGCACAATGCGTCGCGTGTTGCCGCCATGTCGAAGCCGGTGTACAATGCGATCACCAAGTTCAGCCCGCACAAGCCCGTGATCGTGTTCGTGACGTCGCGCAAGCTGGCCCGGCTAACGGCGATCGATGTGCTGACGTACTGTGCGGCAGAGCTGCAGCCCAATCGATTCTTCCACGCCGAGGAGGAAGACATCAAACCATTCCTGGACCGCATGACGGACAAAACGCTGAAGGAAACGCTCTCGCAAGGTGTGGCGTACATGCACGAAGGGCTGACGGCGGCCGACCAGCGCATAGTGGAGCAGCTGTTCGACTCGGGCGCGGTACAGATCGCCATCTGCACGCGCGATCTCTGCTGGGCGCTGAACATTAGCGCCCATCTGGTGATCATTATGGACACGCAGTTCTACAACGGCCGCAACCATACGTACGATGACTACCCGATTACCGATGTGCTGCAAATGATCGGTCGTGCCAATCGACCGCTGGAAGACGATGACGCCAAGGCAGTGCTGATGTGTCAAAGCTCGAAGAAGGATTTCTACAAGAAGTTCCTCAACGAACCGCTGCCGGTGGAGAGCCATCTCGATCACCGGCTGCACGATCACTTCAATGCGGAGATCGTAACGAAGACGATCGAAAACAAGCAGGACGCCGTCGACTACCTCACGTGGACGTTCCTGTACCGGCGCTTGACACAGAATCCCAACTACTACAACCTGCAGGGTGTTACCCACCGGCACCTCTCCGATCACCTGTCGGAGCTGGTCGAATCGACACTCTCCGATCTGGAGCAATCGAAGTGTATCGGGGTGGAGGATGAGATGGACGCACTGCCGCTCAATCTGGGCATGATTGCGGCGTACTACTACATCAACTACACGACGATTGAGCTGTTCAGTCTGTCGCTGAACAGCAAAACCAAGATCCGAGGTTTGCTTGAAATAATTTCCTCCGCCGCCGAGTACGAGGATCTGATCGTGCGCCATCACGAGGATAACATACTGCGCAGCCTGGCGGGACGGTTGCCGAACAAGCTGACCGGCCCGAACGGAACCGCCCCCAAGTACAATGATCCACACATCAAGACGAACTTGCTGCTGCAGGCCCACCTCTCCCGCCTGCAGCTCGGTGCCGAGCTGCAGGGCGACACGGAGCAAATCCTCGGCAAAGCCATCCGCCTGGTGCAGGCGTGCGTCGACGTACTGTCGTCCAACGGGTGGCTGTCGCCCGCCGTCGCTGCGATGGAACTGGCCCAGATGGTAACGCAGGCAATGTGGAGCAAAGATTCGTACCTGAAGCAGCTGCCCCACTTCACCACGGACATCATCAAGCGCTGCCAGGAGAAGGGCATCGAGACGGTGTTCGACATCATGGAGCTGGACGATGACGATCGAACCCGGTTGCTCCAGATGACCGATCAGCAGATGTCGGACGTGGCACGGTTCTGCAACCGCTATCCGAACATTGAGCTCACCTTCTCGGTGCTCGACAAGGATCGCATTCATTCTGGATCGTCCGTCGATGTGGAGGTGGCATTGGAGCGCGAGGATGACGTGACGGGTCCTGTGATTGCTCCGTTCTTCCCCCAG AAACGCGAGGAAGGCTGGTGGGTCGTTATCGGTGATCCGAAAACGAACTCGCTCCTGTCCATCAAACGGCTCACGCTGCAGCAGAAGGCAAAGGTGAAGCTGAACTTTGTCGCGCCGAGTCCGGGCCACCACGAGTACACGCTCTACTACATGAGCGATTCGTATCTGGGCTGCGATCAGGAGTACAAATTTTCCATCAACGTAGGCGATTTCCAGTCGGAGAGCGAAAGCGAATCGGACTAA